A window of the Microbacterium sp. AZCO genome harbors these coding sequences:
- a CDS encoding MFS transporter, with translation MSTSPTERLRGSALGITAGLIGWFILVELTSGILQGYYVPLFSDIVRQLGIHDSDVNWFEAAQLLLSALVLPVLAKLGDMYGHKKILLIAAILTAGASWWLVFAGTFWTFLIAWALQGFYVVWLPLEIALIFERGRRQNHGVSTTRRAAGLLVVGLEAGAIVGALAAGRIFAATGGDLTVTLMVPAIAVTLIALVIWLGVPESEPLPGRRLDTGGFVILAWGLLLVTGALVYMRMIGELGLGASAWWWVVGLLLAGVAVFWWFVRYELRQDDPAIDIRVLRRPEMWPVQATAFLVGISLLGAQGPLSTYAGTDSSLGYGLGLDATSRSNVIGVYLVSLIVGAVIFAVTSRRAIPRVILIVASALVGIGYTLFLPFHLELWQVLLNLSIAGIGSGALVAALPAAAAAAAPRGQTGIASALTNTTKTIGGTFASAVFGVVLAAGAGAVASQTAASLGGYMAVWAICAGGGFLAAVLLFFVPKVAFADAEGAEAAAESQIV, from the coding sequence GTGTCAACGTCGCCCACCGAGCGCCTGCGCGGCTCGGCCCTCGGCATCACCGCCGGCCTGATCGGATGGTTCATCCTCGTCGAGCTGACGAGCGGCATCCTGCAGGGCTACTACGTGCCGCTCTTCAGCGACATCGTGCGGCAGCTCGGCATCCACGATTCCGACGTCAATTGGTTCGAGGCGGCGCAGCTGCTGCTGTCGGCGCTCGTGCTCCCGGTGCTCGCCAAGCTCGGCGACATGTACGGGCACAAGAAGATCCTCCTGATCGCGGCGATCCTCACGGCGGGCGCATCGTGGTGGCTCGTCTTCGCGGGTACGTTCTGGACGTTCCTCATCGCGTGGGCGCTGCAGGGCTTCTACGTCGTCTGGCTGCCGCTCGAGATCGCGCTCATCTTCGAGCGCGGCCGCAGGCAGAACCACGGAGTGTCGACGACGCGACGCGCGGCCGGCCTGCTCGTCGTCGGGCTCGAGGCCGGCGCCATCGTCGGCGCCCTCGCCGCCGGGCGGATCTTCGCCGCGACGGGCGGCGACCTCACTGTCACCCTGATGGTGCCGGCGATCGCGGTGACGCTCATCGCCCTGGTCATCTGGCTGGGTGTGCCGGAGTCCGAGCCGCTCCCCGGCCGAAGGCTCGACACGGGCGGCTTCGTCATCCTCGCGTGGGGGCTCCTCCTCGTGACCGGCGCGCTCGTGTACATGCGCATGATCGGCGAGCTCGGCCTCGGGGCATCCGCGTGGTGGTGGGTAGTCGGACTCCTCCTCGCGGGCGTCGCGGTGTTCTGGTGGTTCGTGCGCTACGAGCTGCGCCAGGACGACCCGGCGATCGACATCCGGGTCCTCCGTCGGCCGGAGATGTGGCCCGTGCAGGCGACGGCGTTCCTCGTCGGGATCAGCCTGCTCGGTGCGCAGGGACCCCTTTCGACCTACGCGGGCACCGACTCGTCGCTCGGATACGGATTGGGATTGGATGCCACGTCCCGATCGAACGTCATCGGCGTCTACCTCGTGTCGCTCATCGTCGGCGCGGTGATCTTCGCGGTGACCTCGCGGCGGGCGATTCCCCGGGTGATCCTGATCGTCGCGAGCGCCCTCGTCGGCATCGGCTACACGCTCTTCCTGCCGTTCCACCTCGAGCTGTGGCAGGTGCTCCTCAACCTCTCCATCGCCGGCATCGGGTCTGGCGCGCTCGTCGCCGCGCTCCCCGCCGCCGCGGCGGCGGCCGCGCCGCGCGGGCAGACGGGCATCGCGTCCGCGCTCACCAACACGACGAAGACGATCGGCGGCACCTTCGCGTCGGCCGTCTTCGGCGTCGTCCTCGCGGCAGGCGCCGGGGCGGTCGCGAGCCAGACCGCGGCGTCGCTCGGCGGCTACATGGCGGTGTGGGCGATCTGCGCAGGCGGCGGGTTCCTCGCCGCCGTGCTGCTGTTCTTCGTGCCGAAGGTCGCGTTCGCCGACGCCGAAGGCGCGGAAGCGGCGGCCGAGTCGCAGATCGTCTGA
- a CDS encoding phosphoribosyltransferase: protein MTDALAERERLTWDGFGEASRDLARAILADGFEPEVVVAIARGGLLPAGAIAYGLGTKNCGAINVEFYTGIGTVLDAPEVLPPELDMSYLDGRRVLLVDDVADSGRTLDLAVRLLSDQGADVRSAVIYTKPTTIIEPDYSWKATGLWIDFPWSFKGSVAQEDANAAERSA, encoded by the coding sequence GTGACGGATGCACTCGCTGAGCGTGAACGACTGACCTGGGACGGCTTCGGCGAGGCATCCCGCGATCTGGCGCGAGCGATCCTCGCCGACGGGTTCGAACCCGAGGTCGTCGTCGCGATCGCGCGGGGCGGTCTGCTTCCCGCCGGCGCCATCGCGTACGGCCTCGGCACGAAGAACTGCGGCGCGATCAACGTCGAGTTCTACACCGGCATCGGCACGGTGCTCGACGCGCCCGAAGTGCTCCCGCCCGAGCTCGATATGAGCTACCTCGACGGACGCCGCGTGCTGCTCGTCGACGACGTCGCCGACAGCGGCCGCACGCTCGACCTCGCCGTGCGACTGCTCTCCGACCAGGGCGCCGACGTGCGCTCCGCCGTCATCTACACCAAGCCGACGACGATCATCGAGCCCGACTACTCGTGGAAGGCGACCGGGCTCTGGATCGACTTCCCGTGGTCGTTCAAGGGTTCGGTCGC
- a CDS encoding SDR family oxidoreductase, whose amino-acid sequence MTRRALVTGASSGIGEATARALRASGWDVVAVARRADRLEALESETGAVAFAADLTSTADIEALTAWLEETGPLHAFVQVAGGARGTDRVEDGDLEDWQWMFDVNVLSSQRLVAALLPLLRRAATGGGHADTVFVTSTAAQTAYPGGAGYNAAKAAQSMLVHALRLELNGEPIRVVEVAPGMVYTEEFTLNRLRGDRNAAEKVYQDVEAPLTAGDVADVIAYALNAPGHVNLDLITMRPVAQSAQHLLARGPLRPRSAE is encoded by the coding sequence ATGACACGACGTGCACTGGTGACGGGAGCGAGCTCGGGGATCGGCGAGGCGACGGCGCGGGCGCTGCGCGCCTCGGGATGGGATGTCGTCGCCGTCGCGCGGCGCGCCGACCGGCTCGAGGCGCTGGAGTCCGAGACGGGTGCTGTCGCATTCGCGGCCGACCTGACGAGCACCGCCGACATCGAGGCGCTGACCGCCTGGCTCGAGGAGACCGGACCCCTCCACGCCTTCGTGCAGGTCGCGGGCGGCGCGCGCGGCACGGACCGCGTCGAGGACGGCGACCTCGAGGACTGGCAGTGGATGTTCGACGTCAACGTGCTGAGCTCGCAGCGTCTCGTCGCGGCGCTCCTGCCGCTGCTGCGCCGTGCGGCCACGGGCGGCGGACACGCCGACACGGTGTTCGTCACCTCGACGGCCGCCCAGACGGCGTACCCGGGCGGCGCCGGCTACAACGCGGCGAAGGCCGCGCAGTCGATGCTCGTGCACGCGCTGCGCCTCGAGCTCAACGGCGAGCCGATCCGCGTCGTCGAGGTCGCGCCGGGAATGGTCTACACGGAGGAGTTCACCCTCAACCGACTGCGCGGCGATCGCAACGCCGCGGAGAAGGTCTACCAGGACGTCGAGGCTCCCCTCACGGCGGGCGACGTCGCCGACGTCATCGCCTACGCCCTCAACGCGCCCGGTCACGTCAACCTCGACCTCATCACGATGCGCCCGGTCGCGCAGTCCGCACAGCACCTGCTCGCGCGCGGTCCGCTGCGTCCGCGGAGCGCAGAGTGA
- a CDS encoding metal-dependent hydrolase, whose amino-acid sequence MDAGGGRSAVVLDTTAFHPVDTAWPDQPADRGVLRAGATSVEVVDAVVAATQGDGLLLGPDVPVRTGTEGWTFVVAHLVDGTPFAVGDEVSVEVDAEHRAALSAGHTACHLASLALDAALADAWSKPVPTDALGAPAFDSLAIQSSRIVPDGSRDVYRIGKSLRRKGFDPGALDDPAAVAARADALLAEWIATEAPVRVEAPGETLAARRSWVCALPGAEARIPCGGTHVSSLRELRSATVALAVESVEGGLELVMTTTAVRA is encoded by the coding sequence ATGGATGCCGGTGGCGGGCGGTCCGCCGTCGTGCTCGACACGACCGCCTTCCACCCCGTCGACACGGCGTGGCCCGATCAGCCGGCCGACCGCGGAGTGCTGCGCGCCGGCGCGACCTCCGTCGAGGTCGTCGACGCCGTCGTGGCCGCCACCCAGGGCGACGGGCTGCTCCTCGGGCCCGACGTCCCGGTCCGCACGGGCACGGAGGGATGGACCTTCGTTGTCGCGCACCTCGTCGACGGCACGCCGTTCGCCGTCGGCGACGAGGTGAGCGTGGAAGTGGATGCCGAGCACCGCGCCGCGCTGTCCGCGGGGCACACGGCCTGCCATCTCGCCTCACTGGCACTCGACGCGGCGCTCGCGGACGCCTGGAGCAAGCCGGTCCCCACCGACGCGCTCGGTGCGCCCGCGTTCGACTCGCTCGCCATCCAGTCCTCGCGCATCGTGCCCGACGGGTCGCGTGACGTCTACCGCATCGGCAAGTCCCTGCGTCGCAAGGGCTTCGACCCTGGCGCGCTCGACGATCCCGCCGCCGTGGCCGCCCGCGCCGACGCGCTTCTCGCGGAGTGGATCGCGACGGAGGCGCCCGTGCGCGTCGAGGCGCCGGGCGAGACCCTCGCGGCGCGCCGGTCGTGGGTCTGCGCGCTCCCGGGCGCCGAGGCGCGCATCCCGTGCGGAGGCACGCACGTCTCGTCGCTCCGCGAGCTCCGGTCGGCGACGGTCGCGCTCGCGGTCGAATCCGTCGAGGGCGGGCTCGAGCTCGTCATGACGACGACCGCCGTCCGCGCCTAG